From Taeniopygia guttata chromosome 3, bTaeGut7.mat, whole genome shotgun sequence:
GTGGGCTGGCAGCAGCGCCGGCGCTCCGAGGGCAAGCTGACGCGCCTGGTGGTCACCGTGGTGGCCATGTTTGTGGTGTGCTGGCTGCCCTTCTATGtggtgcagctgctggagctgctgctgcctggccaCCTGGATGCCAGCGCACACAACGCTTCGCTGCTGCTCAGCTACTCCAACAGCTGCGCCAACCCCATCCTCTATGGATTGCTCTCTGAGAATTTCCGCAACTCCTTCCACGGCGTGCTGCGCCGCTGCCGCGACGCcggcctgtgctgctgccacgCCACcgatggggacagaggggacagtgaggatgaggaggagccGCTGGATTACTGCGCCGCACCCCGCGGGGACACCAAGGGCTGCGTGTgtccccccctgccctgccagcaggaccccctgcatccccagccctgctgcgcACCTGGGGCCCtcctccccaaaaccacccccttctaggggaccccaaaactggggatGAAAAAGGGGATGCCAGAGGGAGAGGGCCTGTGATGCCGGGTCCTATTACCGGTTGCGCTGCGCTGCTCTCCAAAATAAAAAGCCATAAGACTGGCCTGGGATGGAGCAAGTTCCATGGATGGAGTGGTTATTGCCATTATTCCGGCATCCAGCAGCCTTCACTGGGGATTGGGAGGACCCCAAGATGTTATGGAGCACATGGCCCTCCtgattattaaataataaattcccATTTCTTCCCAAGAGACaccaggaaaaatcccaaagccCGTCAGCTCTGCTGCATCTACAGCAGAATGAGATCCTATCATACACACctccctccccaaaatctcaaGATTTTAGCACACCCAGGACAAAATTTCCAccaaaaaatatgaaaaccaGGACAACCAAATTTTGGTGAGCCCAAAACCCAGGGTGAGGAACAGCACATGGAGGCCCCATGGAGTGAGCCACTTCCAGCTTATTTGAGATTTAACTTTGTCCTTGGAATAGTATTGGTGTTGTCCATTATTTGTGGCTCATTCCTTCCATTAATCCCACTGCGGAAGTAACCAGCCAGGAATGTTTTcatccctgtgctgccctgaatgCTCCTGgatttttctggatttctggaggaatttttgggaagggGAGAAAGAATAGTCCCTGAGCAGTTAGTCTAAACCAGATTCGCAAAACTTTATTGGTGTCCACACAGGATCTCCATGAGACAATCCCTCACACAGAGTAAAAttccaataaataaataaggattTACAAAAGGGCCCGGGAGGAGCAGGTGGGGCCGGGAGAGGCTAAAACAGGGAGTGCCAGGAATTCAGTTTTCTGACACACAGTAAGGAAGGAATTTGTGATAAGATAAAACTCCGAAGTGGGAATTTGAGATcagggggaaggaggaggttttggggatgtGGTGGCAAAACCTCGGATCCATCCAGGAATGAGCAGGGGTTTGAGCTGGATAACAAGGGAAGATCCATGGGAAGCAGATTCTGCAGGTGAAATGATGCCTCAGCAAAGTCTTTCCACTCTCAAACCTtatcctttctttcccttccttttccttggatATTTTCCAAAGTGACACCTTTATATTTTGATATCTCTTTCTGGATAATCACGGATACTTATGGATAATCACAAcagctccctccttcccactgcaGCCAAATTGTCCTAAAATAAACCTGGCACATCCACAGATTTACAGCCCTCACTCCATGTGGTTTCATTTTAATCCATTCCAAGAGATCCATGGACAGGACCCTCAGTTATCCAGCCTTCAGGATAACGACCTTTTAGGAAAACCACAATTCCCATAAATGCCTCATTttgattttcctgggaatttgcAGCGGAGGTTTAGCATTCCAGGGGAGATGCGTGCTGGGAAGTTCATAAGGTGGGAGGGGGGAATGCTGGGGAACAGAACCCCCCAGTTCTGATCCCAGGCTTCCAAAACTTCCACCACTCCGGGATAATATTTCACCAGCATAAAGCTGCCAGCACGTGCTCTGACGTTCCCGATCCAACGGCAGCCCGAAGAGGACCCCCTttggctccccagggaaggatGGAGCTGGAAAACTAGATCCTTCTCAGAACTCCCACCCAGTCCGTGGCTGGGAATGAGCGGCGCGCTGGATCCCGCCCCCTGGGAATGTTTTACTTTGGGATAGAGTCAACCCTGCACGAGGGAACAGGGAAAATCTCTTTGGGTGGGAGGGGTCgtaaaaatatcccaaatccaACAATTTAAGGCAACAACAGTGGAAAGTCATGGAAGGAACTGGATGTGGTTCTGCAGCACTGCAAACCTTTCCTACAAAACCCATCCCGGCAGCCTTCGTGTCCCTGTTTAACCTCCACACCCCGCAAAAAATAAGGAGACGGAATGGGAATAAGTTGAGTCCCCCCTTGGTGACATCGAGCCTGCTCTCACCTGTGGCTTAAGGTGACAAGTGCTTCCCACAACATCTTTGCTCCTCATTCCCTCagcttaaaacaaacaaaccccaccccaaagaAAAGCAGGAGCCTTCCAGTCCGGGAAAACCATCCAGCCCGAGAGAGGCGGATTTGGGTCGAGGTGTCCTTCCAAAGTCCCCATCTTGGTCACACCGTGCTCTCATCCCACGGATTTAGAGTCACTTACACACGGAGTCGTCCCTCCTGGGTTTTTCCTTGCGGTTTTCCCGACCGCCCACTCGGGAAAAGGAAAGCTGAATGCCAAAGAAGGGGTAACGGAGCAGCCTCTGGGTGTCCTGCTGTTCCCGCTCTCCGGCACTAGCATTCCAAGAGCCGGCTGGGAAGCAGCGAGTATTTCTGGGAGTGGTGCGATCACAGCTTTTCCCCAATTATCATTCAAAAATTCCAGCCGGGCAGCGGGgaaggggcgggggggggggggggtggttaGCGGCGGATAAATGTCACCCAGTTTGGCCTTCCAATGTCCGTCCGATGGATGTCCCTATGGCTTCTGTGCCGAGGGGACGGGCTGAAGCCCCAGCTCCTTCTCATGGGGGCCGCTGTACTTGTAATCCACAGAGCCGTGGGAACGACAGCGCTTCCTGGCCAGGTAGAatcccagagccagcagggccaggaggctCAGAAGGGCACTCACCGCGATGCCCGCCAGCACCCCGGGGTGCAGGTGCTCCGCTTTCGGCGGGGGCCGGCTGGGGACCGGCTCGTGCGGTTCGGGCTCCAAATCCCCCGAGGACGCTTCCTCGCCATCGCCGTCCAGGATGCAGTCGAGGCCGCGGAGGTAGTAGCCGGGGGGACAGTGGCACTGGTATCCGCCGGGGGTGTTGGTGCAGTTGAACTCGCAGTGACCACTGTCGCACTCATCCACGTCCACGCACAGATCGTCGCCGTCCAGCAGGAAGCCCTCGGGGCACTCGCAGGCCCCTTCGGCGTCGCACACGGCAGGGCACTCGGTGGCGTTGCAGTGCAGGCGGCAGAGGGTGGCATCCCACGGGTCCACGGCGTAGCCGGGGTGGCAGCCGCAGCGGTAGCCGTCGGGCAGCTCCTCGCAGCGCTGCTGGCACGGCGCCTCCCAGCAGGGCGGCAGGCGCTGGCAGTGCCCGTTCACCATCCTGTAGCCGCTGTGACACTGGCACTCGAAGCCCCCCTTGGTGTTCACGCACTTCTGCTCGCACGGGCCGGGCTCGCTGGTGCAGTCGTCGATGTCCTCGCAGCTGATGCCATCGGTCGCCAGCTGGTACCCTTCGGCGCACATGCACAAGAAGGAGCCGTCGGCCACCACGCAGTGATGCTGGCACTGCGCCCCCTCACAGGGCGAGCGGCACCCGCGCCCGTCCGGGGCCAGCACCGTGCCCTcggggcaggagcagcgcgGCCGCCCGCGCTCCACCGCGCACGTCCCCGCGCAGCCACCGCCGTCCACCTCGCAGGGCCACGCTCCCGGGGTGTCGCGGCCCCAGCGCGGCCCCTCGTCGTCCCCATCCTCGCAGCGCAGCTCCAGCCCGAGGTCAGGGACGAACGCCACGCTGCGCGGAGGCAGCGACTGGAAGTCCGCTCCGCGGGCGCCGAAGGGGGTGGTGTAGGTGATAGGGAGGACGGGCTGGGTGGCCAGGTTAGGACAGCTGTCTCCGTAGGTGTACTGGCAGAGGAAGCCGTCTGCAGGCTCCTCGCAGCGCCGCTCCTCCCAGCTCAGCGCCCGGGACACGGTCACGCAGCGCTCGCCGCAACGCTGCCCCGACAGTGCCCAGTGGGTGTAATCGGTGCGCTGGTCGCCGGTGACCCAGCGGAAACCGCGGAGAAGCCGGCTGGGGTCGGTGCAGGACAAGAAGGGCGACAGCGACAGCCCGAGCCAGAGCCGCCCCTCGCGGTTCTGAAGCAGCAGCGCGATCGCCTCCTCGGCCACGGTGGAGCGCACGGTCATGAGGTGTCCCCCGCCCCGCTCGCAGACCTCGCTGGCTTCGGAGAAGGGCCGGGACGCCCAGAACACGGCGAAACACTCGTCCACCAGGCACTGCGTGCCCGCGGGTGACAGGTCCCGCGGCTGTGCCAGAGCCACCGTcccgagcagcagcagcggcagcagagGCCGCATGGCCCGCGGAGGGGGCGGCCGGCGGCGCCCCGAGCTGAGCATGGGCCGCTCCTCCCGGCCGCCCCCTTTATAGCGGCCCCGGCGGAGGAAGGAAGCGCCCCCGGGGCCGGGAGCGACCGCGGCGGTGAATCCCGGCCGGGCGctgcccccgcccccgccccgtGGCCCCGGGTCCCCTCCCGCATCCTCCCGGCGGCTCCGCCCCGGCGGGGCCCGCCCGGCTGAGCGGGGAGGGGccggcagcggccggggcgtcccgcgAGTGCCGGGGAAAACGGGCTGAGCCTTGGGAAATGGGGGAAACGGCACGGGGGTTTCACAGGAGGGGGCCTCGGGGTGGAAGCAGCGCCGCTGGGAATTGTCACCCCGCTGGGATCCCACTGGGATGTcactcagctgctgccacagggccagCATTGCGGAGGTCACAGCTCAAATCCTGCGTCCAGCTCTGCATCCAGAGTGGAAAG
This genomic window contains:
- the THBD gene encoding thrombomodulin produces the protein MLSSGRRRPPPPRAMRPLLPLLLLGTVALAQPRDLSPAGTQCLVDECFAVFWASRPFSEASEVCERGGGHLMTVRSTVAEEAIALLLQNREGRLWLGLSLSPFLSCTDPSRLLRGFRWVTGDQRTDYTHWALSGQRCGERCVTVSRALSWEERRCEEPADGFLCQYTYGDSCPNLATQPVLPITYTTPFGARGADFQSLPPRSVAFVPDLGLELRCEDGDDEGPRWGRDTPGAWPCEVDGGGCAGTCAVERGRPRCSCPEGTVLAPDGRGCRSPCEGAQCQHHCVVADGSFLCMCAEGYQLATDGISCEDIDDCTSEPGPCEQKCVNTKGGFECQCHSGYRMVNGHCQRLPPCWEAPCQQRCEELPDGYRCGCHPGYAVDPWDATLCRLHCNATECPAVCDAEGACECPEGFLLDGDDLCVDVDECDSGHCEFNCTNTPGGYQCHCPPGYYLRGLDCILDGDGEEASSGDLEPEPHEPVPSRPPPKAEHLHPGVLAGIAVSALLSLLALLALGFYLARKRCRSHGSVDYKYSGPHEKELGLQPVPSAQKP